The following coding sequences are from one Enterococcus sp. 4G2_DIV0659 window:
- a CDS encoding NUDIX hydrolase — translation METPSFGEKSETLVYKKRLGAYIIVSRNNGAEIVLVQAPNGAYFLPGGEIEQGETKEVAIHREMIEELGVEVVIGEYLGQADEYFHSRHRKTDYYNPGYFFVADSWKQICEPLEKTNTLRWVSVDESIDLLKRGSHKWAVKKWKANQKNAINSL, via the coding sequence ATGGAAACACCATCATTTGGTGAAAAATCGGAAACATTGGTATATAAAAAAAGACTGGGTGCGTATATTATTGTATCAAGAAACAATGGAGCAGAAATTGTGTTGGTCCAAGCGCCAAATGGGGCATACTTTTTACCTGGCGGAGAAATCGAGCAAGGAGAAACCAAAGAAGTAGCGATACATCGAGAAATGATAGAAGAATTGGGTGTTGAAGTAGTTATTGGTGAATATTTAGGACAGGCGGATGAATATTTCCATTCGAGACATCGTAAAACAGATTATTACAATCCAGGTTATTTTTTTGTAGCGGATAGTTGGAAGCAGATTTGTGAACCTTTGGAAAAAACAAACACATTACGCTGGGTTTCTGTTGATGAGAGTATTGATTTGCTTAAAAGAGGCAGCCATAAATGGGCAGTAAAAAAATGGAAAGCGAATCAAAAGAACGCGATAAATTCTTTATAA
- the yidA gene encoding sugar-phosphatase, giving the protein MSIKLVAIDIDGTLLDSNRKITPKVKETLKKANEKGIYIVLCTGRPLPGVKEQLTELELYGDNDFVITYNGSLVQATKTNEIISRYTLSHDDFLEIEYMARKVGAHLHTIDDKAIYTANRDIGKYTVHEAHLVDMPLKYRAVDEMTPDMSIIKMMMIDEPEILDQAISQLPEEFSSKYTTVKSTDFYYEILNKEANKGNALAKLADHLGISQAETMAIGDNENDLSMIEYAGVGVAMGNATESVKRAADIHTTSNDEDGVAEVLLKYM; this is encoded by the coding sequence ACACTGAAAAAAGCCAACGAAAAAGGCATCTACATTGTTTTATGCACAGGACGCCCGCTCCCTGGTGTAAAAGAACAGTTAACTGAATTAGAGCTCTATGGAGACAATGATTTTGTAATTACTTATAACGGTTCTTTAGTACAAGCGACTAAAACCAACGAAATCATTTCTCGCTATACACTAAGCCATGATGATTTCTTAGAAATCGAATATATGGCTAGAAAAGTAGGCGCACATCTTCATACTATTGATGACAAAGCCATTTATACTGCAAATCGAGATATTGGGAAATATACTGTACATGAAGCTCATTTGGTTGATATGCCGCTGAAATATCGAGCAGTTGATGAAATGACTCCAGATATGTCGATTATCAAAATGATGATGATCGACGAGCCAGAGATTTTGGATCAAGCTATCAGTCAATTACCAGAAGAATTTTCTTCTAAGTATACAACTGTTAAGAGTACCGATTTTTATTACGAGATTTTAAACAAAGAAGCGAACAAAGGGAATGCATTAGCCAAGCTTGCTGATCATTTAGGTATTTCCCAAGCCGAAACAATGGCCATTGGTGATAATGAAAATGACTTATCTATGATTGAATATGCTGGTGTTGGTGTTGCTATGGGTAATGCAACTGAAAGTGTTAAACGTGCAGCCGATATTCATACAACAAGCAATGATGAAGATGGTGTAGCAGAAGTTTTACTGAAATATATGTAA
- a CDS encoding gamma-glutamyl-gamma-aminobutyrate hydrolase family protein has translation MTTTIGIAGNQIIKSVDVFNGNHVTYTPQGFVTAVQNAGGLPIVLPIGKAESASGYVAKIDKLLLAGGQDISPEFFGQEPHPKLEETNKNRDLFEIALIKEAIKQQKPIFAVCRGMQLLNIVLGGTLYQDLSLYPDWKIKHGQQPTLPQFATHAIQIEKNSSLYQLFGKEYRVNSYHHQAINKLAPTLKVTAMSTDGIVEGVESVDTAQRLLGVQWHPELRFEVDEKEFKLFDYFVNKL, from the coding sequence GTGACAACAACTATTGGTATAGCAGGAAATCAAATTATTAAATCTGTAGATGTTTTTAATGGAAACCATGTAACCTATACACCTCAAGGATTCGTAACCGCCGTTCAAAATGCAGGCGGATTACCTATTGTTTTGCCCATTGGTAAGGCAGAATCTGCCAGTGGCTATGTAGCAAAAATCGATAAATTATTATTAGCAGGTGGACAAGATATCTCCCCAGAATTTTTTGGACAAGAACCTCATCCAAAATTGGAAGAAACAAATAAAAATCGTGATCTTTTTGAAATTGCACTGATCAAAGAAGCAATAAAACAACAAAAACCAATTTTTGCTGTTTGTCGTGGTATGCAGCTACTAAATATTGTTTTAGGAGGAACCTTATATCAAGATCTCTCCTTGTATCCTGATTGGAAAATCAAGCATGGGCAACAACCAACCCTCCCTCAATTTGCAACACATGCTATTCAAATCGAAAAAAACAGCTCCCTATATCAATTATTTGGTAAAGAGTATCGTGTTAATTCTTATCATCATCAAGCAATCAACAAACTAGCACCTACACTAAAAGTCACTGCGATGTCAACTGACGGTATTGTAGAAGGCGTTGAATCTGTTGATACGGCACAGCGACTGCTAGGTGTTCAATGGCATCCTGAACTACGTTTTGAAGTAGATGAGAAAGAATTCAAACTCTTTGACTATTTTGTAAATAAACTATAA
- a CDS encoding VOC family protein, translated as MKMAHTCVRVKDLEASLDFYQKAFNFEESRRRDFPEHKFTLVYLTLPGDGYELELTYNYDHEAYDLGNGYGHIAISTDEIEKLHEEQKNAGFNVTDMKGLPGTPPSYYFITDPDGYKVEVIRTR; from the coding sequence ATGAAAATGGCTCATACTTGTGTTCGTGTCAAAGACTTGGAAGCCTCACTAGACTTTTACCAAAAGGCCTTCAATTTTGAAGAAAGCCGCCGTCGTGATTTTCCAGAACATAAATTTACTTTAGTTTATCTAACATTGCCTGGTGATGGCTATGAATTAGAGTTAACGTATAATTACGATCATGAAGCATACGATTTAGGAAATGGCTATGGTCATATTGCGATCAGCACTGACGAAATCGAAAAATTACATGAAGAACAAAAAAATGCAGGATTTAATGTTACGGATATGAAAGGGTTACCTGGAACACCACCATCTTACTATTTCATTACTGATCCAGACGGGTACAAAGTCGAAGTTATTCGTACTCGCTGA